A DNA window from Shewanella baltica contains the following coding sequences:
- a CDS encoding ROK family protein, with product MSVLCLDLGGTKLMLAQVEGKTLLDTWRYPVPADGNFEQLFDFLVTCIHSHLTPETYGISIGIPGMVDMQSGTLLEVLNIPALTATQLAQQLKNTFEMDVVVNNDANLFALGEAVLNSNQDMLGITLGTGVGAGVIFNGQLYSGKHCAAGEIGSLSYRDGIIEHYCSGQYFTVHHHMSGEHLYQKACEGDSQALQAFAHFGEHLAHMIAQTLLVYDPKDIVLGGSVSQSFPFFIEALKQKLQSLVYGPQLADLTISASQHHNAALIGAAQWFLQQQKSSDFN from the coding sequence ATGAGCGTCCTATGTTTAGATCTTGGGGGAACTAAACTGATGTTGGCACAGGTGGAAGGTAAAACCTTACTCGACACTTGGCGGTATCCCGTTCCCGCCGATGGCAATTTCGAACAGTTATTCGATTTCCTCGTGACCTGTATCCACAGCCATCTCACGCCTGAAACCTATGGTATTTCCATCGGGATACCCGGCATGGTGGATATGCAAAGCGGCACTTTACTCGAAGTGCTCAATATCCCTGCGTTGACGGCAACGCAGTTAGCCCAGCAACTTAAAAATACCTTTGAAATGGATGTTGTTGTGAATAACGACGCTAACCTCTTTGCCCTTGGCGAAGCAGTGCTCAACAGCAATCAAGACATGCTCGGGATTACCTTAGGCACAGGCGTGGGCGCTGGGGTGATTTTTAATGGTCAGCTGTATTCGGGTAAACATTGCGCCGCAGGAGAAATCGGCAGTTTGAGCTATCGCGATGGCATTATTGAGCACTACTGCTCGGGGCAATACTTCACCGTTCATCATCACATGAGTGGCGAGCATTTGTATCAAAAAGCCTGTGAAGGTGACAGCCAAGCGCTGCAAGCCTTCGCCCATTTTGGTGAACACTTGGCGCACATGATCGCCCAAACCTTACTGGTATACGATCCTAAAGATATCGTCCTTGGCGGCTCAGTCAGCCAAAGCTTTCCCTTCTTTATTGAAGCGCTTAAACAGAAATTGCAAAGCTTAGTCTATGGCCCGCAACTGGCGGACTTGACGATTTCAGCCAGCCAACATCACAATGCGGCACTCATTGGCGCGGCACAATGGTTTTTACAACAACAGAAATCAAGCGATTTCAACTAA
- a CDS encoding family 20 glycosylhydrolase yields the protein MKGLIKQRGMIKWQGIKTALISGVMAVLPAMPVLSILAMPSVQAANAVQEANHVALNLLADKLQLSYQLTASYLETCPAKETQCYRSAIELTLPTQLSNDKLSSDKLSSEELNHGDWQIYFSQLSPVYFVDAGDFNIEHINGDLHKITPKASFKGFVANQVYRIEFYSKGSQITRSEFMPNFFVAMSDKAQVIKSTQTRRDPETGLTQQDYLAPFNAEKQFLLAKNDATPFADGQYLAEQYQALAADKAPDISGKLIPTPLHSQSLNSAPLSLAEGYRLAAATVDFKGRQAALDYLDSLGFSAKDKGTPLLLQLDTQAPKVASTEAHDSEIKSSEAYRLTITAEQISIRAGSEAGLFYGLQSLAGLISLSDDQLVAIEIQDQPRYAFRGLHIDLARNFHSLDFIKRIIPQLAAYKINKLHLHLADDEGWRLAIPGLPELTDVGAKRCFDLTEQTCLLPQLGSGIADVNPVDGYLTVAQYQEILQLADAHHIEVIPSLDMPGHSRAAIKSMEARYHHYLSKGDKAKAEEFLLTEFADKTQYSSLQYYHDNTLNVCLASTYHFINTVIDEVKKMHQAVGIPLVHYHIGADETAGAWVDSPTCIAMKKQKADELTGLHSLNGYFIERVANMLADKGIIAAGWNDGMGEVRPKNMPAQVQSNAWSLISDNGHQIAHKQVNLGWKVVLSTPEVTYFDFPYASHPDERGNHWAARAIDSFKVFSFMPDNLPAHAERWRNSLNQPFIADDSHSQLKPGHRFYGLQGHLWSEMVQSDEQAEYMLFPRMIALAERAWHKAPWELAYDYQGKIYSQQTQHFASQLNGQAEQVLKQDWQTFAAVYANKVQPKLAKAGVFYRIAPPGIRIENQLLVLNSLYPNAELEYQLDSGPWLSYRQSFKLNDVKHIRARVKDGARYSRPSTWQSSL from the coding sequence GTGAAAGGACTAATAAAACAAAGAGGGATGATTAAGTGGCAGGGGATTAAGACGGCCTTAATCAGCGGCGTAATGGCCGTGCTTCCCGCGATGCCTGTGCTTTCAATACTTGCGATGCCATCAGTACAGGCCGCCAATGCTGTGCAGGAGGCAAATCATGTCGCACTTAATCTATTGGCCGATAAACTTCAGCTAAGTTATCAGTTAACCGCCAGTTACCTTGAAACCTGTCCCGCAAAAGAAACCCAATGCTATCGCTCTGCCATTGAGCTAACCCTGCCCACACAGTTATCCAACGACAAGCTATCTAGTGACAAGCTATCCAGCGAAGAGTTAAATCATGGCGATTGGCAAATTTATTTCAGCCAGCTATCGCCCGTTTATTTTGTCGATGCGGGTGACTTTAACATTGAGCATATCAATGGCGATTTACACAAAATCACTCCTAAAGCCAGCTTTAAGGGCTTCGTCGCCAATCAAGTTTATCGTATTGAGTTTTATAGCAAAGGCAGCCAAATCACCCGCTCCGAGTTTATGCCAAATTTCTTTGTCGCTATGAGCGATAAGGCGCAGGTCATTAAGAGCACTCAAACAAGGCGCGATCCAGAAACAGGCTTAACCCAGCAAGACTACCTGGCGCCTTTTAATGCTGAAAAACAATTCTTACTGGCAAAAAACGATGCAACCCCCTTTGCCGATGGCCAGTATTTAGCCGAGCAATATCAAGCCTTAGCCGCAGACAAAGCACCTGACATTAGCGGCAAACTTATCCCCACACCACTTCATAGCCAAAGCCTAAACTCGGCGCCTTTATCCCTTGCTGAAGGTTATCGACTCGCGGCTGCAACTGTCGATTTTAAGGGCCGGCAGGCGGCGTTGGATTACCTCGATTCTTTAGGCTTTTCGGCCAAGGACAAAGGCACGCCGCTGTTATTGCAACTCGATACTCAAGCTCCTAAAGTCGCCAGCACTGAAGCCCATGATAGTGAAATTAAAAGTAGCGAAGCCTATCGGTTAACCATAACGGCCGAGCAAATCAGTATTCGAGCGGGCAGTGAAGCGGGACTCTTCTACGGTCTACAAAGCCTCGCAGGGTTGATCAGTTTAAGTGACGATCAACTGGTCGCCATCGAGATCCAAGACCAGCCTCGCTACGCCTTTCGCGGCCTGCACATCGATTTAGCCCGTAACTTCCACTCGCTAGATTTTATTAAACGCATCATTCCACAGCTCGCCGCCTATAAAATCAATAAACTGCATTTGCACTTAGCCGACGACGAAGGCTGGCGTTTAGCCATACCCGGCTTACCCGAACTGACCGATGTGGGCGCAAAACGCTGTTTCGATTTAACCGAGCAAACCTGTTTATTGCCACAACTGGGCAGCGGAATTGCGGACGTTAATCCCGTCGATGGCTACTTAACCGTGGCGCAATACCAAGAAATATTACAACTGGCTGATGCTCACCATATCGAAGTGATCCCTTCATTGGACATGCCAGGGCATTCCCGCGCCGCGATAAAATCCATGGAGGCGCGTTATCACCATTATCTATCCAAGGGAGACAAAGCTAAGGCGGAGGAGTTTTTACTGACTGAATTTGCAGATAAAACCCAATATTCATCGCTTCAGTATTATCACGACAACACACTCAATGTGTGCTTGGCGAGCACCTATCACTTTATCAATACTGTGATTGATGAAGTCAAAAAAATGCATCAAGCCGTAGGCATTCCCTTAGTGCATTACCACATAGGCGCCGATGAAACCGCGGGCGCTTGGGTCGACTCTCCCACGTGTATCGCAATGAAAAAACAAAAAGCCGATGAGTTAACCGGACTGCATTCACTCAATGGTTACTTTATCGAACGCGTTGCTAACATGCTGGCAGATAAAGGGATTATTGCCGCAGGTTGGAATGATGGCATGGGTGAAGTGCGCCCCAAAAACATGCCCGCCCAAGTACAATCTAACGCTTGGTCACTGATTTCAGACAACGGCCATCAAATCGCCCATAAGCAAGTCAATCTTGGCTGGAAGGTCGTGCTCTCAACGCCGGAAGTCACCTATTTTGATTTTCCCTATGCTAGCCATCCAGATGAGCGCGGTAATCATTGGGCTGCAAGGGCAATTGACAGTTTTAAGGTGTTTAGCTTTATGCCCGACAACCTGCCCGCCCATGCTGAGCGCTGGCGTAATAGTTTAAATCAGCCATTTATTGCGGACGACAGCCACAGCCAGCTCAAGCCGGGACACAGATTTTACGGCTTGCAGGGGCATCTTTGGAGCGAAATGGTGCAATCGGATGAGCAAGCAGAATACATGCTATTCCCGCGCATGATAGCCCTTGCAGAACGGGCATGGCACAAGGCGCCGTGGGAATTAGCCTATGATTATCAAGGTAAAATCTATAGCCAACAGACTCAACATTTTGCCAGCCAACTCAATGGCCAAGCCGAGCAAGTCCTCAAACAGGATTGGCAAACCTTCGCCGCGGTTTACGCCAATAAAGTGCAGCCTAAGTTAGCAAAAGCGGGAGTTTTCTACCGCATAGCGCCACCTGGAATACGTATTGAAAATCAGCTGTTAGTGCTCAATAGCTTATATCCCAATGCCGAGCTGGAATACCAACTCGACTCAGGACCTTGGCTAAGCTACCGCCAATCATTCAAGCTTAATGATGTCAAACACATCCGCGCTAGAGTCAAAGATGGCGCACGTTACTCTCGCCCATCGACTTGGCAAAGCTCACTCTAA
- a CDS encoding PaaI family thioesterase, with protein MNNYQDCKQSHSQCLVCGDATQNPLSLQCKFFADGKDQVVGYHKVNRQLQGYNNLLHGGVASSLVDAAMTHCLFMQGIKALTAEMTVRFVAPIKVGDAIKIVGRIVSQRMGMYQLEASLYVADIACVTAKAKFIQPKRGVIN; from the coding sequence GTGAACAATTATCAAGATTGTAAACAAAGCCACAGCCAATGCCTTGTCTGTGGCGACGCGACTCAAAACCCTTTGTCTTTGCAGTGTAAGTTTTTTGCTGACGGTAAGGATCAGGTTGTGGGTTATCATAAGGTCAATCGCCAGCTTCAGGGCTATAACAACCTACTACATGGAGGCGTTGCCAGTTCCTTAGTGGATGCCGCTATGACCCATTGTTTGTTTATGCAGGGCATAAAAGCATTAACTGCTGAAATGACTGTGCGTTTTGTTGCGCCAATAAAGGTGGGAGATGCCATTAAAATTGTCGGCCGAATCGTGAGCCAGCGTATGGGAATGTACCAATTGGAAGCCTCACTTTATGTGGCTGATATCGCGTGTGTGACTGCTAAGGCAAAATTTATTCAACCTAAGAGAGGTGTAATAAATTAA
- a CDS encoding FAD-dependent oxidoreductase — protein sequence MTKIVIVGGVAGGASAAARARRVSETAEIIMLERGEFISFANCGLPYHIGGEIESREALLLQTPESFKSRFNIEVRVFNDVIAINRQTKQLSIRNLLTDEVYQESYDKLLLSPGASPIKPPISGINSHFVHSLRNIPDMDKVLANLLLHKPKHATVVGGGFIGLEMAEALRHRGLEVSLLELADQVMGPVDVEMANILHQKLVDNGVDLRLKTGLTAVHERPIQPAESDITDDYDTPVFPHYHLHLDLSDNSSLATDLVILAIGVKPETRLASECGLTLGKLGGIYVDASMRTSDPDIYAVGDAIETDDFVTGNPILIPLAGPANRQGRLAADNMLGGNKLYRATQGTAICKLFDMAIASTGLNEKSLLRQVIPFEKIYVHTASHASYYPRAHPITLKLLFCPDNGRILGAQAAGIDGVDKRIDVLAVAQRAGMTVYDLADLELTYAPPFGSARDVVNQAGMVAANVLLGDESICHSQELDHLTAEQVIIDVRNPSELTAVGAIVGAINIPLPVLRDRLNELPKDKELLVFCQVGLRGHVAYRMLVQHGFKVRNLSGGYKTYQMVNARF from the coding sequence ATGACTAAAATAGTGATTGTAGGCGGTGTTGCTGGTGGCGCATCTGCAGCAGCAAGAGCAAGACGTGTATCAGAAACTGCTGAAATTATCATGTTAGAGCGAGGCGAGTTTATTTCATTTGCGAACTGTGGCTTGCCTTATCATATTGGCGGTGAGATAGAGTCTAGAGAGGCCTTGTTGCTGCAAACGCCTGAAAGCTTTAAATCACGTTTTAATATTGAAGTGCGCGTGTTTAATGATGTGATTGCAATTAATCGACAAACCAAGCAGTTAAGCATACGTAATCTGCTCACAGATGAAGTCTATCAAGAGTCATATGATAAGTTGTTGCTAAGTCCAGGTGCCTCGCCAATCAAACCTCCAATTAGCGGCATTAATAGTCATTTTGTGCATAGCCTGCGAAATATTCCCGATATGGATAAGGTGTTAGCTAACCTTCTGCTGCATAAACCTAAGCATGCCACTGTCGTCGGTGGTGGCTTTATTGGTTTAGAGATGGCAGAAGCACTACGACATCGAGGATTAGAGGTGAGTTTACTAGAGCTTGCCGACCAAGTGATGGGGCCGGTCGATGTTGAAATGGCCAATATACTGCATCAAAAATTAGTCGATAATGGCGTGGATTTACGTTTAAAAACAGGATTGACCGCAGTTCATGAGCGTCCTATTCAACCGGCTGAATCCGACATTACCGATGACTACGATACGCCAGTGTTTCCTCATTACCATCTACATTTAGATTTGAGTGATAACAGCAGCTTAGCTACAGATTTAGTGATCCTTGCCATAGGTGTTAAGCCTGAAACCCGCTTAGCATCTGAATGCGGTTTAACCTTAGGCAAGCTCGGTGGAATTTACGTTGACGCCAGTATGCGCACTTCTGACCCGGACATCTATGCCGTAGGCGATGCGATTGAAACTGATGATTTTGTTACAGGTAATCCAATACTTATTCCACTCGCAGGTCCCGCCAATCGTCAAGGTCGATTAGCCGCAGATAATATGCTTGGCGGCAATAAGCTGTATCGTGCCACCCAAGGTACTGCAATTTGTAAATTGTTTGATATGGCAATCGCCTCAACGGGGTTAAACGAGAAGAGTTTGCTAAGGCAAGTTATTCCGTTTGAAAAGATTTATGTGCACACCGCTAGCCATGCCAGCTATTACCCTAGAGCACATCCCATTACCCTAAAGCTGTTGTTTTGCCCTGATAACGGCCGTATTTTAGGGGCTCAAGCCGCTGGGATTGATGGCGTCGACAAACGCATTGATGTGTTAGCAGTAGCACAACGGGCAGGAATGACAGTTTATGATTTAGCCGATCTTGAACTCACTTATGCACCACCCTTTGGCTCGGCGCGTGATGTAGTGAATCAAGCCGGCATGGTGGCTGCAAACGTCTTATTAGGTGATGAATCCATTTGCCATTCTCAGGAACTAGATCATCTGACGGCTGAACAAGTCATTATCGATGTGCGCAACCCGAGCGAGCTAACGGCAGTGGGTGCCATTGTTGGTGCGATTAATATTCCGTTGCCAGTACTGAGAGACAGGCTCAATGAACTTCCTAAAGACAAAGAACTGCTCGTATTTTGCCAAGTGGGTCTGCGCGGGCATGTCGCTTATCGGATGTTAGTGCAACATGGTTTTAAGGTACGCAACCTCAGTGGTGGCTATAAAACTTATCAAATGGTTAATGCACGTTTTTAG
- a CDS encoding transcriptional repressor, whose translation MQAVLKDSGLKVTTQRCKLLKFLTQVDKQHLTIENIYQGLNAQGETMGLNTVYRIMAHFEQAGLVVRRLFESENAMYELNGKPRHEHLICLTCGKLVEFADPLIDLRLWLAAERHGMSIDHHSLNIYGHCFDYKQKLESKSGR comes from the coding sequence ATGCAAGCAGTATTGAAAGACTCGGGCCTCAAAGTCACCACTCAAAGATGCAAGTTGCTTAAGTTTTTAACTCAAGTCGATAAGCAACATTTAACCATCGAAAATATCTATCAGGGGTTAAATGCGCAGGGCGAGACCATGGGCCTGAATACTGTGTACCGAATCATGGCGCATTTCGAACAAGCCGGCTTAGTGGTAAGGCGGCTTTTTGAGTCTGAAAATGCGATGTATGAGCTCAATGGGAAACCGCGTCATGAGCATTTAATCTGCTTAACTTGCGGCAAGTTAGTTGAGTTTGCCGATCCTTTGATTGACTTACGTTTATGGTTAGCAGCTGAACGTCACGGTATGAGTATCGATCATCACAGCCTTAATATTTATGGTCACTGTTTTGATTATAAGCAAAAGCTTGAGAGCAAATCGGGTAGATAG
- a CDS encoding DUF134 domain-containing protein codes for MVRPKIPRTICGQRANICFKPNGIPMTQLEQVPLAEDEIEAMRLVDLLGMQQQEAAKSMGVSRQTLANLVKGARYKVVDSLINGKALMTNNIN; via the coding sequence ATGGTCAGACCAAAAATCCCCAGAACTATTTGTGGCCAAAGAGCCAATATCTGTTTTAAGCCTAATGGCATTCCTATGACACAGTTAGAGCAGGTGCCGCTGGCCGAGGACGAAATCGAGGCTATGCGCTTAGTTGATTTACTCGGTATGCAGCAACAGGAAGCGGCTAAATCAATGGGTGTATCACGTCAAACCTTGGCGAATTTAGTTAAAGGGGCAAGGTATAAGGTGGTTGATAGCTTAATCAACGGTAAAGCGCTGATGACAAACAATATCAACTGA
- a CDS encoding fumarylacetoacetate hydrolase family protein — MKSVVLGEKRIVPTKIVCIGRNYVDHIHELGNDIPDDMVVFLKPNSAMSTVLLAEHQGEALHYETELCFMFQDGRFSSVAVGLDLTKRDLQSKLKAKGLPWERAKAFDGAALFSPFVAIDDAEAPLHFSLSINDNLVQEGHIDLMIYKPQTILSELQAFISLDEGDIVMTGTPKGVGAIPAKSVFNVTLSRGLQASAEPLLEWQWQVS; from the coding sequence ATGAAATCAGTCGTGTTGGGTGAAAAGCGTATCGTACCGACAAAAATTGTCTGCATTGGACGTAATTATGTCGATCATATCCATGAGTTGGGCAATGACATACCCGACGACATGGTGGTGTTTTTAAAGCCCAATTCGGCGATGTCGACAGTATTGCTTGCTGAGCATCAAGGTGAAGCCTTGCACTATGAAACCGAGCTGTGTTTTATGTTTCAAGATGGCCGCTTTAGCAGCGTTGCTGTTGGGTTAGATCTCACTAAGCGTGATTTACAAAGCAAGTTAAAAGCCAAGGGATTGCCTTGGGAGCGAGCAAAGGCCTTCGATGGGGCCGCATTATTCAGCCCCTTTGTGGCGATTGATGATGCCGAGGCGCCGCTGCATTTTTCTTTGAGTATCAACGACAACTTGGTGCAAGAGGGGCATATCGATTTAATGATCTACAAACCTCAGACCATTTTGTCCGAGTTGCAAGCGTTTATCAGTCTCGATGAAGGCGATATTGTGATGACAGGCACGCCCAAGGGCGTGGGAGCGATTCCCGCTAAAAGTGTATTTAACGTCACGCTGAGCCGGGGTCTGCAAGCGAGTGCTGAGCCTTTACTCGAATGGCAATGGCAAGTGTCTTGA
- a CDS encoding methyl-accepting chemotaxis protein: MLTLTIKQKIIFSFSAIGALLIAGSSFFYYSLSQVQTAYQNIETLAVPVQKQSNSLQLVLLKMSRLATLAHSQQDTAALTKSQQAFTALQKKYQSIENELTERVADQPKMQTSLHEAQARYQAYLQQSQAMFSAKLANEQAKQQYQQLFQRFNDAKTNASNAMIDLETLSIPDNPTLLEEIVGTGTRIDDMLYTLTNTMGELIHTQSLEVIQSHQQDVSILLGNLTTNFTFLKQQTDGLDTLGLLQTFEQQYAIINTLLAAPAELYKTQQAVVEAQLQAEQHYLDADKEFNANNLALDKLITLADRRFSSLQTIASNAIEQGQTLAIVLALVFIVMVSFISFFTSKAMLNPLALVNGALASIARGDLSKRIHKRHDDEFGALIDNMNTLSDDLAKLLTNISQNAHSLDSSATQTNEQGQRIANAATAQISRVDETKALAELMFTSSNLVTEQASESAKQISQASKYGNQVKQIADDNRNKIAELSARLSSSVEVMSRLSIQSDNIGSILTTISSIAEQTNLLALNAAIEAARAGEHGRGFAVVADEVRSLASRTQAATAEIQTMITALQKETSTAASAITTGQNQANECVGQSQTLQDAIAHIESTLHTLNDMSLEITHAAHEQLDYSQRIESSMSEAAQAADQNANEAMDMAKRSNEVTTLAHSLTSSVERFKL, encoded by the coding sequence ATGTTGACGCTTACCATAAAACAAAAAATCATTTTTAGCTTTAGTGCCATCGGCGCCCTGCTCATCGCTGGCAGCAGCTTCTTCTATTATTCACTCTCACAAGTACAAACCGCCTATCAAAATATCGAAACCTTAGCCGTACCGGTGCAAAAGCAGAGTAATAGCTTGCAACTGGTACTGTTGAAAATGTCACGCCTTGCCACCTTGGCCCATAGCCAGCAAGACACAGCCGCCTTAACCAAAAGTCAGCAAGCATTTACAGCGCTGCAGAAGAAATATCAAAGTATCGAAAATGAGTTAACGGAGCGAGTGGCAGATCAACCTAAGATGCAGACTTCCCTGCACGAGGCGCAGGCAAGATACCAAGCCTATTTGCAACAAAGCCAAGCCATGTTTAGTGCGAAACTCGCCAATGAACAAGCAAAGCAGCAATACCAACAACTTTTCCAACGCTTTAACGATGCCAAGACCAACGCCAGTAATGCGATGATCGATCTCGAAACCCTGTCCATCCCCGATAATCCTACTCTGCTCGAAGAGATTGTCGGTACTGGCACGCGTATCGACGACATGTTGTATACGCTAACCAACACTATGGGAGAGCTGATCCACACTCAAAGTTTGGAGGTGATCCAATCGCACCAGCAAGATGTCAGCATCTTACTGGGTAACCTCACCACTAACTTTACCTTTTTAAAACAACAAACTGATGGGCTTGATACCTTAGGCTTGCTGCAAACCTTCGAACAGCAATATGCGATTATCAATACCTTACTCGCAGCGCCTGCCGAGCTTTATAAAACACAACAAGCCGTGGTTGAGGCGCAGCTACAAGCCGAGCAACATTACCTCGATGCCGATAAAGAATTTAACGCCAACAATCTCGCCTTAGACAAGTTAATCACCTTAGCCGATCGCCGATTTAGCAGCCTGCAAACCATTGCCAGCAATGCCATTGAGCAAGGGCAAACCTTAGCGATAGTGCTCGCATTGGTGTTTATCGTTATGGTGAGTTTTATTTCCTTCTTCACCTCCAAGGCCATGCTCAATCCATTAGCCTTAGTGAATGGCGCACTCGCAAGCATCGCCCGTGGGGATTTATCTAAACGCATTCACAAACGCCATGATGATGAATTTGGCGCCCTAATTGATAACATGAATACCTTGAGTGATGATCTTGCCAAGCTATTAACCAATATCAGCCAAAATGCCCATTCGCTGGACAGCTCAGCCACCCAAACCAATGAGCAAGGTCAGCGCATCGCCAATGCCGCAACCGCGCAAATCAGCCGCGTAGATGAAACTAAAGCCTTAGCAGAACTGATGTTTACCAGTTCTAATTTGGTGACAGAACAGGCCAGTGAGTCGGCGAAACAAATTAGCCAAGCCTCGAAATACGGCAATCAAGTGAAGCAAATTGCCGATGATAATCGCAATAAAATTGCCGAACTGAGCGCCCGTTTAAGTAGTTCGGTTGAGGTCATGTCTCGCTTGAGCATTCAAAGCGATAATATTGGCAGCATTTTAACCACCATTAGCAGCATTGCCGAACAAACCAATTTGCTGGCACTGAACGCCGCCATTGAAGCCGCCAGAGCGGGGGAACATGGACGGGGTTTTGCCGTCGTGGCCGATGAGGTGCGATCCCTTGCCTCACGCACCCAAGCTGCCACCGCCGAAATTCAAACCATGATTACGGCCCTGCAAAAAGAGACCTCCACGGCAGCGAGTGCTATTACCACAGGGCAAAATCAGGCAAACGAATGTGTCGGACAAAGCCAAACCCTGCAGGATGCTATCGCCCACATAGAAAGTACCTTACACACGCTCAATGACATGAGTCTAGAGATCACCCACGCCGCCCATGAGCAGTTAGATTACAGTCAACGTATTGAGTCGAGCATGAGCGAGGCAGCGCAAGCAGCAGATCAAAATGCCAATGAAGCCATGGACATGGCCAAACGCAGCAACGAAGTCACCACGCTTGCGCATTCACTCACCAGCTCAGTGGAACGCTTTAAACTCTAG
- a CDS encoding succinylglutamate desuccinylase/aspartoacylase family protein — MVKRREAFELAGKRVTAGTQLGIKLAAAKLYTDTQLDIHVEVFHGAKPGPTLLVCAAIHGDELNGIEICRRLLARVNPKNLTGTLIVVPIVNVFGFIQQSRYLPDRRDLNRCFPGSSKGALASRLANLFATQLLVHATHVIDLHTGAIHRDNLPQIRCDTSDETMLAMANAFGAPLIMHSKARSVSMRGYANQQGIPCILYEAGEALRFSELSIKSGLKGVLNVMRSLGMLKGRVSNKGSSVSAIRSYWVRSESDGLVNMKLKLGQRVTKGYIIAHIVSPHGGDSVAIRAPTDGIIIGISNIPVTNEGEGMFHIAQFEGDEIEMANEQLDEFLMEYA, encoded by the coding sequence ATGGTAAAAAGACGTGAAGCATTTGAATTAGCAGGTAAACGAGTCACAGCAGGGACTCAACTGGGGATCAAGCTGGCCGCCGCTAAGTTGTATACCGATACGCAACTCGATATTCATGTGGAAGTGTTTCACGGGGCCAAACCCGGTCCAACTTTGCTGGTTTGCGCCGCCATTCATGGGGATGAACTCAATGGTATCGAGATTTGTCGGCGGTTATTAGCCAGAGTGAATCCCAAGAATCTGACGGGCACGTTAATTGTGGTGCCGATTGTAAATGTGTTTGGTTTTATTCAGCAATCCCGTTATTTACCCGATAGACGCGATCTTAACCGCTGCTTCCCTGGCTCCAGTAAAGGGGCGTTGGCAAGCCGGTTAGCCAACCTCTTTGCCACTCAGTTATTAGTCCATGCAACCCATGTTATTGATTTGCACACGGGCGCGATTCACAGAGACAACTTGCCGCAAATTCGCTGTGATACCAGCGACGAGACTATGCTGGCCATGGCGAATGCCTTTGGTGCGCCGCTTATTATGCATTCTAAAGCGCGCAGTGTTTCCATGCGGGGCTACGCTAACCAGCAGGGCATTCCGTGTATTTTGTACGAGGCGGGCGAGGCATTACGTTTCAGTGAATTGTCGATAAAATCTGGCCTTAAGGGCGTGCTCAATGTAATGCGCAGTTTAGGCATGTTGAAGGGACGGGTAAGCAATAAGGGGTCGAGTGTTAGCGCCATTCGAAGTTATTGGGTGCGCAGCGAATCCGACGGCTTAGTGAATATGAAACTCAAGCTCGGCCAGCGGGTGACTAAGGGTTATATCATCGCCCATATCGTCAGCCCCCACGGCGGTGACAGTGTGGCCATTCGTGCACCAACCGACGGCATCATCATAGGGATCAGCAATATTCCTGTTACCAACGAAGGCGAGGGTATGTTCCATATCGCCCAGTTTGAAGGTGACGAAATTGAAATGGCTAACGAACAGCTCGATGAATTTTTGATGGAATATGCTTAA
- a CDS encoding MarR family winged helix-turn-helix transcriptional regulator, whose translation MTAKTTLTHASPADKDQAASNTKVDGLESEDGLDSIVGQWQQQGVTDDLIPMAVLGRIARLTKYIEVVLLQCHAEFGLGQGEFDVLATLRRSGEPFTLSPSQLYQSMMLSSGAMTSRLDRLENKGLIERAHSKEDRRAVHVSLTAEGKALIDKALPQHIQCQSALLAGVSVEDRPMLLQILKSWLNQFEPQ comes from the coding sequence ATGACAGCGAAAACGACACTCACGCACGCAAGCCCTGCGGATAAAGACCAAGCGGCTTCGAACACCAAAGTAGATGGCCTTGAAAGCGAAGATGGTTTAGATAGCATTGTCGGCCAGTGGCAGCAACAAGGGGTGACTGATGATTTGATCCCTATGGCTGTGCTTGGGCGAATCGCGCGTTTAACGAAATATATTGAAGTGGTACTGCTGCAATGCCACGCCGAATTTGGCTTAGGTCAGGGCGAGTTCGATGTGCTTGCCACCTTAAGGCGTTCGGGTGAGCCGTTTACACTCTCACCTTCACAGCTTTATCAGAGCATGATGCTAAGCTCTGGCGCTATGACGAGCCGTTTAGACAGACTCGAAAATAAGGGGCTGATTGAGCGGGCGCACAGTAAGGAAGATCGCCGCGCCGTACATGTCTCGTTAACTGCTGAGGGTAAGGCGCTCATTGATAAGGCCTTGCCGCAGCATATTCAATGTCAGAGTGCATTGTTAGCGGGCGTGAGCGTTGAAGATAGACCTATGTTGCTGCAGATTTTAAAATCTTGGCTGAACCAATTTGAGCCGCAATAA